The segment GTTGCCCTCCTCGCCGGTCCTCTGCCAGGTTTTTCCGGTGAGCGGCCGGCCCGGGATGATCTCGGCCTTCGTCCAGGCTCCGGTTCAGGTGCAGACTCAGGGGGGGCCCAAGCCCATCCTGCCCCAGTCTCCGGCTTCCGGTTTCGCCCAGTCTCTGCTGGTGGGCTCCGCCGTGCCACAGGGGACCGTCATGTTCGTGGTGCCCCAGGCGTCCGTCTCCCAGTCGGTGCCGGGTACGCAGACTGTACTGACCCTGGGCAACAccaagctcctccccctggccCCGGCTCCCGTTTACATGCCGTCAGGAGCGAGCGGCGGCGCCTCGCAGGCAGACTTCTCCCGCAGACGGAACTACGTGTGCACCTTCCCCGGCTGCAAGAAGACCTACTTCAAGAGTTCCCACCTGAAGGCTCACCTGCGCACGCACACAGGTACGAGACCCAGAGCCACTCTGTTTCCCTGTGAATCCACCACAGCTGTTAAATCcagggctgggcagcgattaacatgtttaatctaattaatctcatgatttccctgattaatcacgattaatcccatttgtacgcaaaataaatacaaaattaacgagttaactaacgcgacaataacgagttaactacgattattattttttaatctaattaatctcatgatttccctgattaatcacgattaatcgcatttgtacgcagaatccaaaaataaatccaaaagtagcgtatagcttttagcatttagctttattgtaaatgtgctgccatatgaatgaaagtgccataacatttgttgtgcaaacaaacttttaacatcagcatctttctgtagtttttatgtagaagcctcgctccactgtctgtttccttgaatgacttgctgctatcagttgtgtgttttgcctttaagtgatattttagactggaactactacgctgagaagacaattcaacttggcagagtttacagatgactttggttctgtcgactccgccgtctggaagaactttaaaatgaaaatggcaaaGTTCCGTACCTTAAAATCACAGATATTCAGGTTATTATTTGtcaaaaactgaaaacaaaagagaaaacgtgtcttttttccggtttctctgcgtcctgacgctcctgttttcttcttctgcaggcgagaagccgttcagctgtCACTGGGACGGCTGCGACAAGAAGTTCGCCCGCTCCGACGAGCTTTCCCGCCACCGCCGAACGCACACGGGCGAGAAGAAGTTCGTCTGCACCGTGTGCGAACGCCGCTTCATGCGCAGCGACCACCTGACCAAACACGCCCGGCGGCACATGACCACCAAGAGGGCGTCCTCGTGGCCCGCTGAAGCCCGAGACCTCGGCAAAGGAGCCCCGCCCAGGAGCCAGAACAGAGGCCCCGCACTTCCTGTTGGCGTGCTGGTCCCCGCCGCCAACTGATGGACTCACGGGGGCCAACGAGGCCCACTCAGGACTCCGGTGTTGGGGATCAGACTCAAACTGGGACCGGGGGGTTTCTTCAGCCCCGTCCGCCACATCAGGGGCCCCCGACTACGTTTACAAGCCCTCAGAACGGGGTCAGGAAACCCCGGTGAACCTTTTGGcacttttccactagctcgccacggctcggtttggttgtgtttccattacacttcgtgcctcttcgacgtgggcggggtcgtcgtggctttttgtcgcacagaaggcaagagaagactcctggccgccagacaaaacagtagggatgggaatcgaaaaccgattcttgttgagaaccggttcccagtgtttcagttccttggaatcgtttggcgattttgcaaacgattcccttttcgattccagtgggcgtgaatgacgtcaccacgcagcgttgcgtggcgagtccagcgcagccagcagccaacagtaaacatggcgcccaagcggtacaaacgctcgaaagtttggttacacatccctaaaaaaggcaaagttgatgctgatcgaccggtttgttgtcctttttctccaaatgagaatcgataagggaaccgacaaagaaccgaatcgttaagcagaatcgaaaatggaattggaatcgtaaaaatcttatcaattcccatccctacgaaaaagtaccggagagttttgttacgagcttcaaaaagacgacgttttggaggtaagctaacggttgctaacgctagcttttatgtTATGACGCTTACAGTGACGAcgctcatcggccaatcagtggaaggcagtcagctgacgtcacgttttagtaacgcttcgttaggtggtacggaaaatcgtcccggttgcaggtacggcgtgctagtggaaacacgcaaatagcgcgccgagccgaagcgagctggtggaaaagcgccattttTGTATAGATGGCCGTCCTCAGATCCTTTAATCAGGGTAAAGAAACTGCTCCGTGAACACACGGTAAGAACTCAGACTCATAACCGGGGCCGCCGGCGGAGGGTGGCGAGCTCCCCGCCCGCCCTGCTCAGGACATTTAACTTCCACAACCAACAAGCTCACAgcgagaggaggaggaaggcgaCAGGCTGCTATCCAACCACAAACCAACACAAACCTGACATTgcactggattttttttaaaggttttgctCGTTTTTTATACTCTTCTCTCCCTGTAAAATCATGTTTACTCCATGCGTCACATCTGGATAACACATCTGGATCACACGTACGCTCTCAGTCTTATTGTTTGCCAAAGCTTCCGTACCGTGCTTCTGTTTCCCGCTGATTGTTTTTGTCCGACTGTAAATACTGTAAATATATTGATATCTATATGAATGTCGTGTATTCTCCAGTCTCCCATTTAttgatattttttaaaagtgaaCAGTATTCATCACTGTGATACTACCTTTTAcgcattttttattattatttaataaacattttgttaagaaaaaaagaagtgctGTTTTTAATGGCTTAATTTGGCCCATAGTGTAGCCAGTAAAAGAATACCTCATGTTATTAAATGTTATTCCTGATAATAACAGCTTATATTAGAATTATTCCATCTCTGAACATTTGTGGGCAGTGGTGAACAATATggcttttataataaaatattaCCACAAAAATCTGCGTTTGGTCTTTATTGTTCACCGAGATGTCGAGTCTGAGGAAGATTCCAACTTTCTGAGGATTAAATCGATTTATTGTTGATCAAAGTTACATCAGttgatagaatagaatagaaaaatactttatttatcccccaatgggtgAAATTCAAAATTGATGGATAAATAATCACGTTAGAGTTTAACATTCTGGttattttggtttgtttttgtcagaAACTAAGTTACTTTACagtccagtttgggaggcggagccttcagttatcaggcttgATAATGAGAATTTGACTCATTTGGAAGTTAATTAATTTGATTACAATGTTCTGTATCTCAGTGCCTTTTCTTTTAGTTGATTTTCAGttgaattaaaaaatatttccaGCAGTTAAAACTCcataaaattaaatatttttctgttttcagtgcTCAGACTTTTGAAGCTTCGTCCTCATTCTTTAAGGTGCCGTGAAAAGCTGTACAGTGCAACACAAATAAAGTTAATTAACCTCTCTGAACTGCGGCGGCTTATGTAAAGACAAACTGACCCGTTAATGACGTTTCTGCAGCACGGCAGCGGCACTCTGACGCAAGAAGTTATACAACCCGAGGTCCGCCGCGCTTTCCCCACACCACCCAGTAACAGCCATCATCCAATCACCAGGCAGCGATGAGTGGGCGTGACCAATCAGAGTGCACGTTGCTTTGCTTCAAACGTGAGAGGGGCGTTCCATTGGCGGATCGAGTCTCCTCCCATTTGCCTTACTGACCGACATTCAGCTGAAGCCAAACAGACGgagtaaaaataaacaaaaaatgaatggaGTCTGGTGGGCGCGAATAGAGCTGTGTAACAGCGACATCGTGTGGCCAAGGCGTGGTACTACAGCTGTAAGTAATTCTATATTTGAATGTTTtgcatagatagatagatagataagtactttattcatcccaatttgggaaattgttgtgttgcagcagcatacagtaaaagatatgtaaacaattaaagtaaaaacaagcaaatagaatagaataaaattaaaataaaataaaataaaataaaataaaataaaataaaataaaataatataaaataaaataaaataaaataaaataaaataaaataaaaatagtgaataaacattagctatatacaaatctacagtatgaagagtttttttgtttttgtttttgcattgtgTTTTATAGTTTCGGAATGATAAATAGGGCTGTAAAGGAATAATTTACaatcaaattaaaatgattagtCTGTTGGGTTTAGAAAGACAAGTTTTTAAGACACCAATTTTAAGGAACCATGAAAATATGAAGGGCATCCATGAAAAGTTCTAACTGCAATTATACAGTTTAGCCGCAGACGTCAGCGTATTGCTCTGTAAAAGATTAAGTTTAGCGATAATTTTGTAGCTCAAAATAAAGCCTCTTATTGCATTGTTTGTTGAGAAAAGTAATATTTCATATTAACATTATATATCCTCAACAGAAGATTCATTCGGTGTAGCCAGCACTACTTGCAATTAATCAGTTAACTGACGAGTTGTTTTGTCTAAAACCtcagaaaacagtaaaaaaatatttaatcaaTTAAACTCCATGTAGCACCCAATTCCAGCCGCCAGGGGGAGACACTGACAATCAATGATAAAACTTGTGTCGTCATCTTCTCTCTGAGCCAATCAGAGTGCTCCTTCCTGGAAACAGACTGAAGAAACCGGAAGGGAAGTCACCTCCGTCTTTTTTAGAGGGAAAATGAGTCTGTTTTTATCGTTTTTGTTGGTCCATTACAGCCTGAAACCCGATTAATTAAAAGGTAAAAACACATCCAGATGAGCGGAAACAGATAAACTCAAGAATTTAGTCTTTAAATCAGGGTTATTCTGTTGAAGTGGCAGAAAATAtgtctaaattgtctttggtgatttttctttaacttttttgttttaaaaacagtaaATGTCAGTTGTAAGATTAACGTGTGAAAACGGCTGTAATGTTTGTTGTGTACACTGATTTTTCTGGAGCCGAGTTTATTGCTGACAGACACGGTAAACATCGCAGAAAAAGCGCGGCAGCAAGAATCAAAGTTTGAAGTTATCGTTGCCTTTtgttaataataacaataataataataataataatacattttatttataacgcactttacatatacaataaaatctcaaagtgctacagtgggataaaagacaatTTTCATAACAGTAGTTTTTAAATTTATCCATAGAACACAACTTtctgttttacattttaaatggaGTTTTAACCATTATTTCGCGCTCAGTTTTGTTAGTTTTATAACAACGgtggtgtgttgttttttgtcccccAACTCCAACAAAGCCCCTTCCAATGTTTGGTGTCACGTGATCACTGCTTTCCATCTGATTGGCTCAGTTTGTTTCTTCGTAAGTTTTTTTCGCGGTTCTCAACAACGAAACAGTGCGTTGTGATTGGCTCCGTTCCTACGTCACTTTAAAGGACCGTGACGAGCTTCGCTTATTGGTCGGCTGTGTTGCTGTGTTTTAGCGCCAACATTTCAATAAAAGGACCAACTGCCCGCTGAACCCACTTTATTCTCCGCTCTCTGTGTGTCCGCTGCTGTTAGCCTAGCTTCTGTTAGCTTACTTTTAGCTTCTTTactttttaaacttatttaaTAATTTATAACTCAGTCGATATGCTGGCCGCCCGCTCCCCCCTCTCGGTGAAGAACGAGAACTCTCTCAGCTCTCAGATGAGCGGCGTGTCGCTGGACAAAGAAAACACGGTCAGGGCAGAACTCCGTCAGACGGAGCTAATCGATCATCAGGTTTATCGATTAAAGGTTCTGTTTGGTTCGCTGACGGTTCTTTGTTTCCTTCCAGCCTCCGAGTCTGAACAGCACCCGCGTCCTGGCGACCAAAACGGCGCGGAGGATCTTTAGCGATGCCGAGGTGAGTGAAAGTGTTTCCGGGAGGAGTTCAGCGGGCTGCCGGCAGCTGCTGCCGCCGGCTGTGGCGCCTAAACTGCGGCTGCGGCCCGCCGGCAGGGCCCTCATTCCTCTGATCCATCAGCTGATAGATGCGTTAAcacagtggttttcaaagtgggggccgcggcccgctaggggggcctcagaaaattggagtgaagatgagagaaaaaaaatagaatgaaatttttttaaacatcattataaaaaattgtcactttttttaaatcagatttataataatatatcatatcgaaatgttaGTTGCCATGCtcgtctttctgattggctgccagtcaaaacatggtaggcctggcggtttgcgcctgttctgaagctgctctgctccttaAGCTAGCATGTAGCTAGCTTAGCCAACATGGACAGATTTCTGACTTGGAAAagactgaaagaactggccgactaaaatcagaaagtatgaggcacatacattaagtttggctttacagccgtacagaaaaatggcgtcctctgtctggagacccccTCAAACAGGTGTtgaaaaccttcgaaacttcagcgtcacctgatacaaaaacatccgtcagacttcttcagacgtaaagaagagcatttagtccgGCTGCGTTCACACAGCGAGCTGCTGTccatgaagaaaagaaagaaaacaccttctaaaagttgatgtttctttacatatgtTGTAGCATTGTCTGGTTTGCAgagggggccagaagctgatactgttggGGGGCCtcggcatggaaaagtttgggaccCCTGCGTTAACAGGAGCACGAGCTCGGTGTCGGTTCGGTGCTCCTTCCTGTTTGTGTCTGACGCTGATTTGTTGGCGTTTTTCAGCCCAAAGCCGTGAAGAAGAGCAGCGGCCCCGAGGAGGAGGAGCCGCTGCTGAAGGAGAACCCGCGCCGCTTCGTCATCTTCCCCATCAAGTACCACGACATCTGGCAGATGTACAAGAAGGCGGAGGCGTCCTTCTGGACGGCGGAGGAGGTAAGCACGAGCTGTGGCGCCGGCCGGCAGCTGCCGGTGATGGCGTGCTAACGGCGTGCATGTGATGGCGTGCTAACGGTGTGCTTGTGATGGCGTGCTAACGGTGTGCTTGTGATGGCGTGCTAACGGCGTGCGTGTGATGGCGTGCTAACGGCGTGCGTGTGATGGCGTGCTAACGGTGTGCTTGTGATGGCGTGCTAACGGTGTGCTTGTGATGGCGTGCTAACGGCGTGCGTGTGATGGCGTGCTAACGGCGTGCGTGTGATGGCGTGCTAACGGCGTGCGTGTGTGCAGGTGGATCTGTCCAAGGACCTGCAGCACTGGGACGCGCTGAAGCCCGAGGAGCGCTACTTCATCTCACACGTGCTGGCCTTCTTCGCCGCCAGCGACGGCATCGTCAACGAGAACCTGGTGAGGCCCCGCCGCCGGTTACTGATCCCTGATTGGTGCCCCGCCGCCGGTTACTGATCCCTGATTGGTGCCCGCCGCCGGTTACTGATCCCTGATTGGTGCCCGCCGCCGGTTACTGATCCCTGATTGGTGCGCCGCCGCCGGTTACTGATCCCTGATTGGTGCCCGCCGCCGGTTACTGATCCCTGATTGGTGCGCCGCCGCCGGTTACTGATCCCTGATTGGTGCCCGCCGCCGGTTACTGATCCCTGATTGGTGCGCCGCCGCCGGTTACTGATCCCTGATTGGTGCCCGCCGCCGGTTACTGATCCCTGATTGGTGCCCGCCGCCGGTTACTGATCCCTGATTGGTGACCCGCCGCCGGTTACTGATCCCTGATTGGTGCCCGCCGCCGGTTACTGATCCCTGATTGGTGCCCGCCGCCGGTTACTGATCCCTGATTGGTGCCTCGCCGCCGGTTACTGATCCCTGATTGGTGCCCCGCCGCCGGTTACTGATCCCTGATTGGTGCCCCGCCGCCGGTTACTGATCCCTGATTGGTGACCCGCCGCCGGTTACTGATCCCTGATTGGTGCGTTCAGGCTCAGCTGATTGGTCGCTGTGCCCGCAGGTGGAGCGCTTCACGCAGGAGGTGCAGGTGACGGAGGCCCGCTGCTTCTACGGCTTCCAGATCGCCATGGAGAACATCCACTCTGAGATGTACAGCCTGCTGATCGACACCTACATCAAGGAGTCCACGGAGAGGTGAGCtgcgctctgattggtccgttcCTGCGCCGCCGCTCTGTCTGACGCTGCCTTCACTGACCCTCAGAGAGTACCTGTTCAACGCCATCGAGACTCTGCCGTGCGTGAAGAAGAAGGCCGACTGGGCGCTCAACTGGATCGGCAACCAGAACGCCGCCTTCGGTAAGCAGCGCCCTCTGGCGTCACCATGACGCCGCAGCGCCCTCTGTGGCGTCACCATGACGCCGCAGCGCCCTCTGGCGTCACCATGACGCCGCAGCGCCCTCTGTGGCGTCACCATGACGCCGCAGCGCCCTCTGTGGCGTCACCATGACGCCGCAGCGCCCTCTGGCGTCACCATGACGCCGCTGCGCCCTCTGTGGCGTCACCGTGACGCCGCTGCGCCCTCTGTGGCGTCACCGTGACGACGCGGCGCCCTCTGTGACGCCGGCGCTGTTGGTGATGCTGATGGTGTGTTATTGGTCCCTCAGGCGAGCGCGTGGTGGCCTTCGCCGCCGTGGAGGgaatcttcttctctggttccTTCGCCTCCATCTTCTGGCTGAAGAAGAGAGGTCTGATGCCCGGCCTGACGTTCAGCAACGAGCTCATCAGCAGAGACGAGGTGAGCGCACCACTAACCCAGCAGGGAGTCGGCCATTTTAGTTCAGACGCCATGCTGCACACATTTTAATGAATTCAGAAAGGCTGAgttccaaactgcatactgcattctgcatactgcatactgcatactgcattctgcatactgcatactacatactgcatactacatactgcatactgcatactacatactgcatactgcatactacatactgcatactacatactgcattctgcatactgcatactacatactacatactgcatactgcatactacatactgcatactacatactgcattctgcatactacatactgcatactgcatactacatactgcatactgcatactacatactgcatactacatactgcattctgcatactgcatactacatactgcatactgcatactcatcgatcagacagtatgcagagcgtttacccacaatgcatttcgctcctgcccgagctgaaatcagccggcctgaagctgatttctcttaagctctaaactctgtaaactttagcaacatttgaaacattttcaggtgagaaagtagtcgtttagatccccaacgtgttgaaaacctgacaaaataccggctgtttaccattttgttcccacgaattcggcgctactaaagctagccgcagtgagctaacgcacttccggttattttcacaaaataaaatacccgttgccttttatcatagggaaagccattaccatacaattggtgcttttgttttgaaaacaggaagtgaacctaccctcgttgtagctagcttgaaactgccgttttgacaggaaatgacgatcggcgacgtcacgttacgttgcatcttgggtagtttgagtatgagtagtaacctcatgatgcatacccaacatctGTGTGTTGCCTTCACTGACTGAGTGTTGCCTTCACTGACTGTGTGTTGCCTTCAGGGTCTGCACTGCGACTTCGCCTGTCTGATGTTCAAACACCTGATGAAGAAGCCGTCCTCAGAGACCGTCACCAGGATCATCAGGGACGCCGTGGGCATCGAGCAGGTGGGCTCCGGTTCCTCTGACccggttctgctggttctgacccggttctgctggttctgacccggttctgctggttctgacccggttctgtgtgttttcagGAGTTCCTGACGGAGGCGCTGCCGGTGAAGCTGATCGGGATGAACTGCGAGCTGATGAAGCGCTACATCGAGTTTGTGGCCGACCGGCTGCTGCTGGAGCTGGGCTTCACCAAGGTAACAGGGAggtccagaaccagaaccatcagAGTCCACCTATACACCCgcacctttaaagggacagttcgcctctttaaagggacagttcgcctctttaaagggacagttcgcctctttaaagggacagttcgcctcttctgacatgaagctgtgtaacatcccatatcagcagcatcatttctgaacatcttcttaccccctgctgcgtcctgtgagcagagttccagcctcgttttggtgttgatgaaggtagtccggctagttggctggggtttaaaaaataaagcgtgttGCTTCAGAACAGTATGAGTTCAACAGAGATTTgcatgatgcaaatgtatccagacagagccagaggctggtggtactacccccagttcacctctacctccagcttctcctttcaccagagcaggaagagttaaattacccaggccaggatagaccaatgtggacctcaccgttgttgggtttgtgaggtcatgactcgtgttacttctaaactaaacaaagttgattaatcgaccggtttgttgtcctttttctccaaatgagaatccataagggaaccgacaaagaaccgaatcgttaagcagaatcgaaaatggaattggaatcgtaaaaatcttatcaattcccatccctattgagttcaacgcatattgttctgagaagcaaaacgctttattttttaaaccccagccaactagccggactaccttcatcaacaccaaaacgaggctggaactctgctcacaggacgcagcagggggtaagaagatgttcagaaatgatgctgctgatatgggatgttacacagcttcatgtcagaagaggcgaactatccctttaaaacgtTGCAGCTTTAAAGGCGTCTGCAGATGAACATCAGGACTCGCAGGTGGGGCAGGTGTGTGATGATGAGTGGCGCAGGGGTACGGACCTCAGCCGATGATGGGGGCTGAGCGCCGCCGCAGAGGCTGGCGGGGAACGTGTGGTTCGCCGTCAGACCGGCGGCGGCGTGACGCAGACGCCCGACTGAACGCACCCGCCCGCCCGTGGCCCCGCCCCCGCtgtgacacccccccccccccccccggcctgACGCCTGTCCTGTTCTCCGCAGATCTACCGGGTGGAGAACCCCTTCGACTTCATGGAGAACATCTCTCTGGAGGGAAAGACCAACTTCTTTGAGAAGCGGGTGGGCGAGTACCAGAGGATGGGCGTGATGTCGGGCCCCACGGACAACACCTTCAGGCTGGACGCCGACTtctgagccccgcccccacgGGTCACGTGATGCTACCTCTGCCCCAGTGCATGCTGGGACTGACGCACTAACAGACTTTAAAGTGTCAAACACTTTTAGTTTTTGTAACAAAACTCCAGATTTTCTCAGTACTTTGAGACTTTATTAAATTTgtacagtttagttttttttctaattttacagatcttctggttttatttttaaCGATGAGCTGCAATAAAGAACTAAGTTTTATGTGGTTTAATATTTTCATCATGGCAACaaaaagcttcagttttctgCTGTTTGCTCAGTAATTATTAATAAAACTTTTATCAGTAAAAATGTTTGTAGCTTTGTGTTTAAACCTCATTTCCAGGATATTTAATCAATGAGCTgattaaaaaatgataaattatTTACATTAATGTGACTGAAGACAGTTTTTTAGGAGCATTTTTTAATCTCAGAATAAAGTACGTCACAGTAAACAGTCTGAATTAAACATTTCTTCACTTTATTCTGTGAGATCACAGTTTACATCATCAACCTCGGATAAAAAGCAGGAAATATATCAAAGCAGGAGTTCCAGCACAGGACTGAGGGCTAAAAATGTTCTTCATTAACCAGAGgaacctggttctggttctctgggCTCAGTGATCATTTCTTCTTCTGGACAAAGTGCAGTTTGGTTAAACATCAACACAGGAATAAGTGAAGATTAAAACATTCTGATCGGATCATGTTTGACTTGGTAAATATTAATCTGGATTAATCTAAACGGTGAAGTTCTCGGTCCCGGAAAGGTTCTGGTTCCGCCCTGATCCTCAGAGCATCCGGACGTCCACCAGCGACGCGTCCCCCAGGACCTCCAGCTGGCTGATCCGGCTCAGGTCCTGGACCCGGTGCTTGTAGTCCAGCTGGTGGAGTCCGTTAACGGCGACCCGGAAGTGCTGCGAGTCGCACAGGATGATCATCTGCGGGGAGACGGCGGCGGTTAGAGACCGTTTGAGCCACAGAGCAAATCTTAAAGTTAACCAGGTTCCAAAACACAGAGTCTGAGCCAAAGTTTCTGCAGGTGGTGGATTTAATCACCTAATTTACATGTGATGACTTCACTGGCAGAGCCTGGGAATCCCCAACTGAACACATGTTTATCTTTATGATCTTTTTATGAACTCATCTGTGAACAAAGCTGCTCCAACTtctcatgtttttctgtcattttatcctcataaaaacagaaaatcagTAAAATGTCTCTCAGACGGATCAGGAGTGGCTCCTGAACTCTGAGACACCAGAATCTGTCTGAACCCCCCCCCGACCCGTCTACCACCTTAGTTCAGATAAATAAGGGGCTGTGTTTAAAACcgcccactactcctactaactttaacttctttaagttcccggatgcatactagattctccgaaatgttgggtatgcatcatgaggttactactcatactcaaactacccaagatgcaacataacgtgacgtcgccgatcgtcatttcctgtccaaacggcagtttcaagctagctacaacgagggtaggttcacttcctgttttcaaaacaaaagcaccaattgtatggtaatggctttccctatgataaaagccaacgggtattttattttgtgaaaataacaggaagtgcgttgctcactgcggctagctttagtagcgccgaattcgtgggaacaaaattgtaaacagccggtattttgtcaggttttcaacacgttg is part of the Odontesthes bonariensis isolate fOdoBon6 chromosome 24, fOdoBon6.hap1, whole genome shotgun sequence genome and harbors:
- the klf11a gene encoding Krueppel-like factor 11a isoform X1, with product MLGSAAERSCQVDHVNGRAPAMEQKPCIEYHDLEAAEALVSMSFWCQRQHKPRPLTPTSDSCDSIQLHPEGGDAPKDLIALSSLCMTPPQSPSFAEASTTAVLTTTSRQVLLRPNLASCHASSSPITTETSAPPPHSESACMAPPGKAMATSVIRHTADSLGLPAPPPSVRLSETSTSPPPETMETPPEEHEAPPPSSVSPPHPASPLSSPPLPSSPVLCQVFPVSGRPGMISAFVQAPVQVQTQGGPKPILPQSPASGFAQSLLVGSAVPQGTVMFVVPQASVSQSVPGTQTVLTLGNTKLLPLAPAPVYMPSGASGGASQADFSRRRNYVCTFPGCKKTYFKSSHLKAHLRTHTGEKPFSCHWDGCDKKFARSDELSRHRRTHTGEKKFVCTVCERRFMRSDHLTKHARRHMTTKRASSWPAEARDLGKGAPPRSQNRGPALPVGVLVPAAN
- the klf11a gene encoding Krueppel-like factor 11a isoform X2, encoding MTPPQSPSFAEASTTAVLTTTSRQVLLRPNLASCHASSSPITTETSAPPPHSESACMAPPGKAMATSVIRHTADSLGLPAPPPSVRLSETSTSPPPETMETPPEEHEAPPPSSVSPPHPASPLSSPPLPSSPVLCQVFPVSGRPGMISAFVQAPVQVQTQGGPKPILPQSPASGFAQSLLVGSAVPQGTVMFVVPQASVSQSVPGTQTVLTLGNTKLLPLAPAPVYMPSGASGGASQADFSRRRNYVCTFPGCKKTYFKSSHLKAHLRTHTGEKPFSCHWDGCDKKFARSDELSRHRRTHTGEKKFVCTVCERRFMRSDHLTKHARRHMTTKRASSWPAEARDLGKGAPPRSQNRGPALPVGVLVPAAN
- the rrm2 gene encoding ribonucleoside-diphosphate reductase subunit M2; the protein is MLAARSPLSVKNENSLSSQMSGVSLDKENTPPSLNSTRVLATKTARRIFSDAEPKAVKKSSGPEEEEPLLKENPRRFVIFPIKYHDIWQMYKKAEASFWTAEEVDLSKDLQHWDALKPEERYFISHVLAFFAASDGIVNENLVERFTQEVQVTEARCFYGFQIAMENIHSEMYSLLIDTYIKESTEREYLFNAIETLPCVKKKADWALNWIGNQNAAFGERVVAFAAVEGIFFSGSFASIFWLKKRGLMPGLTFSNELISRDEGLHCDFACLMFKHLMKKPSSETVTRIIRDAVGIEQEFLTEALPVKLIGMNCELMKRYIEFVADRLLLELGFTKIYRVENPFDFMENISLEGKTNFFEKRVGEYQRMGVMSGPTDNTFRLDADF